The sequence GCTGCGATTTTAGCCAGCAACTCCTGCGGATTAATCGGCTTCACCAGATAATCACGCGCACCTTGGCGCAAGCCCCAAATCCGATCTGTCTCCAGGCCCTTACTGCTACAGATGATGATGGGAATATCTTGCAACTCCGGATCGCGTGAAATGGAACGTGTGACCTGAAATCCGTTTTGACCGGGCATCACAATATCCATCAAAATCAAGTCCGGTTTGTCGGCCTTGATTTTGCTGATAACGCCGTCGCCACTCTCAGAGGTCGAGACGGAGTAACCGCCTCTTGCCAGAATATCTGTCAAAAAATAACGCTCTGTAGGAGAGTCGTCAACAACCAAAACCTTTTGAATGGCCATGCTCAACCTTTACTTCAATTATGTCGGAATAGGTACCAGCGCTGTTTCAGCTGGCATAACAGGGGACGTCGTAGAAGCGAATGCCTGATTCGCTTCCTGAAGATGCTGTGTGTAGTGGTGGACAGTCTTTAGCAGACTATCTTTGGTGAAAGGCTTGGTCAGATACTCGTCGGCACCCACCATCGCGCCTCTGGCACGATCGAATAAGCCGTCTTTTGAAGACAACATCACCACTGGCGTTGCATGAAATCTGGCACTCTTTTTGATAAGCGCACAGGTTTGATACCCATCCAGTCGGGGCATCAAAATATCACAAAAAATAAGGGCGGGCTTATGGTCGTTAATTTTGGCAAGGGCATCAAAACCATCCTCTGCGAGGATCACTTGATAACCCGCCAAATTTAAAAAAATCTCGGCGGAACGACGAATAGTGCTGCTATCGTCAATCACCATAACCTTCAGGCTTGCGATGCCAATGGGTTGTGTCATGAAGTTTTTGTCCAGATCAATTTGATTTACCAAATCACTGTAACAAAGTTCAAGAAACTTTAGAACAACATTTCGACGCACCGCCAAATTTGACGGTTTTTTTTGAGTTTACTACAGAAAAATCTGTCACTTTTGATCATTGAGTTGCGATTAATCTGCTATTTACACAGATTAATTACGCGGTTTAATCTGCATGACATTTCATTCAGATGGGATCAAATTGCAACTAACAACTAAATTGCTAAAATTACATTGCTACCATTTCAAAATCTTCCTTTCGCGCACCACATTCCGGACAAGTCCAGTTCATAGGCACGTCATCCCACAGCGTTCCGGCAGCGATTCCCTCTTCCGGCAATCCCTGCTCTTCGTCGTAAATCCAGCCGCAAATCAGACACATCCAGGTTTTATATGCTGGTTTTGACGCTTCGTTCGATGTTTCGTTGGTATTGCTCACGGCGGAAACCCTTCAATCAAGTAAAATGTAAAGTCGGATATCTTAATCTAACAGCCGTGCAAAACCAAACTTCTCCTCTTATATTGACATTCGGTGTTGCTGATCCAGTCGGCGCCGCTGGAATTCAGGCAGATCTTGCCACATTTTCTTCCATGGGTTGCCATGGATTATCGGTTATTACCTCGATTTTAATCGGTGACACTGCACGTATCGAAGATACGCAGCAGATTGACGCCGATTGGGTCGCTGATCAAGCCCGCGTTTTACTCGAAGATATGCCGGTGGCCGCCTTTAAGGTTGGCGCAATCGGCAGTATTGAAAGTGTCTCCGTGATCGCAGAGATCGTCTCCGATTACCCTGACATTCCTTTAATTCTCGATCCGTTCCTGACGGCGATGCCTGATCAAGGTCAGGATAGCGAAGATCTTCTGACCGCGATGCGCGAACTATTGATCCCGCAAAGCACGGTAATGGTCTTGTCGGCCGTCGAATTATCGCGACTAGCCGAAACCTGGCGCGAACCGTCGACACAGGATCTATCGACTGTCGATGCAATGCACATCATCGAACTGGGATGCGAATACCTGTTCGTCACCGGAACACCCGGGACAGCAGCAGAAATCAGCAATACGCTGTTTAACGATACCGGGATACTGCGGCAAGATAGCTGGCCGCGCGTCTCTGGCTCGTTTAGCGGTGCTGGCACTACGCTCTCCGCTGCCATTGCTGCAATGCTGGCAAACGGGCTTGATGTTCCCGAAGCGGTCTCCGAAGCACAAGAGTTCACCCTCGCTGCGGTCATGGCCGGCCAACGACTCGGTATGGGAAAATTGGTCCCCGACCGTTTTTTCTGGGCCCGAGAAGATGTTTTGGATGGACTTGCGGAAGAGGAAAGCCAACAAAGCGACGAGAAAGAACAAAATCCACCAATAGTCTCTTGATGTAGTTGGGCTGCATTGCCTGACTGTTCATTTTTTTGCCCTTAATATGAAGGGCGCGCACCCTATTCTAATGATCCTTACGACATGACATCCAATAACGATACGCTATTTTCCCGTGCGCAATTAACGACTCCTGGCGGTGTTAATTCGCCAGTGCGCGCTTTTCGCTCGGTAGGCGGGACACCACGTTTTATCACGCGTGCTGAAGGACCTTATTTCTGGGATGCGGATGATCGTCGCTACATTGATTACATTGGGTCGTGGGGTCCCGCGATCGTTGGTCACGCTCATCCAACCGTGGTTAAAGCAGTTCAGGACGCCGCCGCCCGCGGACTAAGCTTTGGAGCGCCAACCGAAGGCGAAATCCTGATTGCCGAAGAAATCTGCAAACTGATGCCATCAATTGAGCAACTGCGTCTGGTTTCGAGCGGCACAGAAGCCACCATGAGCGCCCTGCGCCTGGCACGCGGTGCCACCGGACGCGACAAAATCGTCAAGTTTGAAGGTTGCTATCACGGTCATGCTGACTCGTTACTGGTTAAAGCTGGTAGTGGTTTGCTAACCTTTGGCAACCCTACTTCGTCTGGCGTTCCAGCCGATTTCGTCAAGCACACACTGGTACTTGACTACAATAATGTTTCCCAGCTGGAAGAAGCGTTTGTAAACATGGGTGACGAAATCGCCTGTGTGATCGTCGAACCGGTTGCTGGCAACATGAATTTGATTCGCGCCACGCCGGAATTCTTACAAGCTATGCGTAGTTTGTGTACAAAATATGGTGCTGTGCTCATTTTTGATGAAGTCATGTGTGGCTTCCGCGTGGCACTTGGCGGTGCGCAAGCGTTGTATCAGGTTGTCCCGGATATTACCGCGCTCGGCAAAGTCATTGGTGGCGGCTTGCCGGTGGCCGCATTCGGCGGTCGCGCTGACCTGATGCAGCACATGGCACCACTCGGCGGCGTCTACCAAGCCGGTACACTATCCGGCAATCCAGTCGCAGTCGCAGCCGGCATGACGACACTGAAGTTGATTCAGGAGCCTGGTTTCTACCAACACCTCAGCGCGCAAACCCTGAGGCTGACACAAGGCCTGACTAAAGCTGCGGCTGACGCCGGAGTTGCTTTTTGTGCTGACGCTATCGGTGGCATGTTCGGTCTCTACTTCTCAGAAAAAGTACCGAATACTTTTGCTGAAATGATGGCTACCGATAAAGAGCAGTTCAACGTATTTTTCCATGCAATGCTGGATGCGGGCGTGTATTTGGCACCGTCTGCCTTTGAGGCTGGCTTCGTGTCCGCACAACATGATGATGCAGTGATAGAGGCGACGCTTGAGGCGGCGTGTGGGGCTTTTGCAAAGTTACGCGCAACCTCGTAAATTATCCGACTAGTCATCCAATACCGCTAAAGTGTGATGGACTAACAATAAAACCGCTGGTAAAGCACGTTGCTTTACCAGCGGTTTTATTTTTATAAAGCCAATATTTTATTGGCTGCTTACGGCAACTCGGCCGATCCCATGCGCCGCAAAATCAAACCAGTGCGCCTCGACAAATAAGCTGATCCGCGATTTTTGTCATAAAAACGCGGACGTGGCAGCATGACCGCCAACCGCGCAGCCTGACTAGCACCAAGATTAGCCGCTGATGAACGGTAATAATGTTGGGCTGCTGCTTCAGCGCCGTAGACGCCGCTTCCCCATTCCACAACGTTCAGATAGATCTCGTAAATCCGCTCTTTATCCATGAGAAATTCAAGCATGTACGTGATAACGAATTCCTGACCTTTGCGAATATAACTGCGCTCCCCCGATAAAAAGAGATTTTTGGCTAATTGCTGGGTGATGGTTGAACCACCAAGCATGATTTTGCCTTTTTTATTATTTCGCGCGTACGCTTTTTCCAGTGCATCCCAGTCAATTCCTTCATGCTCTGAAAAATTAGCATCTTCCGAAGCAATGATGGCACGCTTTAAGTTAGTCGAAATACGGTTATACGGTACCCATGTGTATTGCAACTGAACAGTCGGATTCGTTTCGCGCAGGACTGACAATTGATGTCGCATGAAGCTGGTGGAACTAGGGTTGTGATCGACCCACCACCAAATTTGAACGAAAAAATAAAGTTGCAACGCTAATATTGCGACAATGACAATCAGGAACAAACGCCACACCAGTTTACTGACAGATTTCATCATTATTTCCCGTCAGAATTAAAGCTGCGCACGCAATGCGGCAAACACGTCGCTAGTGTTCGGTCGGACGGAGCGCCAAACAAAAAACGACTCTGCCGCTTGCTCCACCAACATTCCTAAACCATCGCGCACCGTTGCACCATGGGCACTGGCAAACTGCATAAACACGGTAGCTTGTTTGCCATACATCATGTCATAGGCCAAGGTCTGCGGTCCAAAAACGTTTGCTGAGATTGGCGGCACGTCGGCTTGTAAACTGGCAGACGTCGCGTTGATGATCAAGTCAAACGGACCATGCACATCCGCAAACCCGCAAGCAATGATGGTATTTTCCTGAGGAAATTTTTGTGCAAACTGGTCCACTAATTCTTGCGCTTTAGCCACTGTCCGGTTAGCCAAAACCAGTTGCGCTGGACGCGCCAGCAATAGTGGCAATAGCGCCCCACGCGCCGCACCACCAGCTCCCAATAACAAGACGCGCTTTCCAGCGATTGGCGACCCTGCATTACGCACGATATCTGTCACCAAACCGATACCGTCGGTATTATCGCCAATTATCTGTTCATCTCTGAAAGCGAGGGTGTTGACTGCCCCTGCGGCTTCGGCGCGTGCGGTCAACGTTGTTGCCAATGCGTAGGCAGCAAGTTTAAATGGCACGGTAACATTCGCGCCTTTACCGCCTTGCAAGATAAATTCCCGTACCGCATTCGCAAAACCATCCAGCGGCGCAAGCAAGCGCGCATAGTCGATAGACTGTCCGGTTTCAGCAGCAAAACGCGCATGAATATCGGGGGACTTGCTATGCGCTATCGGATTGCCAATGACGACATAGCGATCTGGCATGGAAGAAGATTGCACGGAAGCTAATATTGCGTTTGATAAATCGCATGAGTTTGAAGCAGGTGCAGACATAATGTTGGCAATTTTTTATGTTATTTTTTGGAACACCACACATCGATGTTCTATCGATAAAGACTGATATTGAAAGCTTTATGAAAATTTTTTATTAATATTTATATTGATACAAACAAGACAAAGATCGCCGGATATGAAAAACCAATCTTATAGATTCACATTC is a genomic window of Glaciimonas sp. CA11.2 containing:
- a CDS encoding response regulator, whose product is MTQPIGIASLKVMVIDDSSTIRRSAEIFLNLAGYQVILAEDGFDALAKINDHKPALIFCDILMPRLDGYQTCALIKKSARFHATPVVMLSSKDGLFDRARGAMVGADEYLTKPFTKDSLLKTVHHYTQHLQEANQAFASTTSPVMPAETALVPIPT
- the aroE gene encoding shikimate dehydrogenase, with translation MPDRYVVIGNPIAHSKSPDIHARFAAETGQSIDYARLLAPLDGFANAVREFILQGGKGANVTVPFKLAAYALATTLTARAEAAGAVNTLAFRDEQIIGDNTDGIGLVTDIVRNAGSPIAGKRVLLLGAGGAARGALLPLLLARPAQLVLANRTVAKAQELVDQFAQKFPQENTIIACGFADVHGPFDLIINATSASLQADVPPISANVFGPQTLAYDMMYGKQATVFMQFASAHGATVRDGLGMLVEQAAESFFVWRSVRPNTSDVFAALRAQL
- a CDS encoding hydroxymethylpyrimidine/phosphomethylpyrimidine kinase; amino-acid sequence: MQNQTSPLILTFGVADPVGAAGIQADLATFSSMGCHGLSVITSILIGDTARIEDTQQIDADWVADQARVLLEDMPVAAFKVGAIGSIESVSVIAEIVSDYPDIPLILDPFLTAMPDQGQDSEDLLTAMRELLIPQSTVMVLSAVELSRLAETWREPSTQDLSTVDAMHIIELGCEYLFVTGTPGTAAEISNTLFNDTGILRQDSWPRVSGSFSGAGTTLSAAIAAMLANGLDVPEAVSEAQEFTLAAVMAGQRLGMGKLVPDRFFWAREDVLDGLAEEESQQSDEKEQNPPIVS
- a CDS encoding response regulator transcription factor, whose amino-acid sequence is MAIQKVLVVDDSPTERYFLTDILARGGYSVSTSESGDGVISKIKADKPDLILMDIVMPGQNGFQVTRSISRDPELQDIPIIICSSKGLETDRIWGLRQGARDYLVKPINPQELLAKIAALG
- the hemL gene encoding glutamate-1-semialdehyde 2,1-aminomutase, with translation MTSNNDTLFSRAQLTTPGGVNSPVRAFRSVGGTPRFITRAEGPYFWDADDRRYIDYIGSWGPAIVGHAHPTVVKAVQDAAARGLSFGAPTEGEILIAEEICKLMPSIEQLRLVSSGTEATMSALRLARGATGRDKIVKFEGCYHGHADSLLVKAGSGLLTFGNPTSSGVPADFVKHTLVLDYNNVSQLEEAFVNMGDEIACVIVEPVAGNMNLIRATPEFLQAMRSLCTKYGAVLIFDEVMCGFRVALGGAQALYQVVPDITALGKVIGGGLPVAAFGGRADLMQHMAPLGGVYQAGTLSGNPVAVAAGMTTLKLIQEPGFYQHLSAQTLRLTQGLTKAAADAGVAFCADAIGGMFGLYFSEKVPNTFAEMMATDKEQFNVFFHAMLDAGVYLAPSAFEAGFVSAQHDDAVIEATLEAACGAFAKLRATS
- a CDS encoding rubredoxin, which produces MCLICGWIYDEEQGLPEEGIAAGTLWDDVPMNWTCPECGARKEDFEMVAM
- the mtgA gene encoding monofunctional biosynthetic peptidoglycan transglycosylase — its product is MKSVSKLVWRLFLIVIVAILALQLYFFVQIWWWVDHNPSSTSFMRHQLSVLRETNPTVQLQYTWVPYNRISTNLKRAIIASEDANFSEHEGIDWDALEKAYARNNKKGKIMLGGSTITQQLAKNLFLSGERSYIRKGQEFVITYMLEFLMDKERIYEIYLNVVEWGSGVYGAEAAAQHYYRSSAANLGASQAARLAVMLPRPRFYDKNRGSAYLSRRTGLILRRMGSAELP